Proteins encoded together in one Mycobacterium sp. MS1601 window:
- a CDS encoding alpha/beta fold hydrolase has product MPTITTADGIDIFYKDWGSGQPIVFSHGWPLSSDDWDTQMLFFLAQGYRVIAHDRRGHGRSTQGSDGHDLDHYADDLAALTAHLDLHDAIHIGHSTGGGEVVRYLARHGEDRVSKAVLISAVPPLMVQTDANPEGLPKSVFDDLQAQLAANRSVFYRALPAGPFYNFDQPGVEPQEAVIQNWWRQGMMGGALAHYDGIVAFSQTDFTEDLLKITVPTLVMHSTEDQIVPYVASGPKSAELLKNGILKTYHGFPHGMPTTHADVINADVLAFLKS; this is encoded by the coding sequence ATGCCAACCATCACCACCGCCGACGGTATCGACATCTTCTACAAGGACTGGGGATCCGGTCAGCCGATCGTGTTCAGCCACGGCTGGCCACTGTCGTCCGACGACTGGGACACCCAGATGCTGTTCTTCCTGGCGCAGGGCTACCGGGTGATCGCCCATGACCGGCGCGGGCACGGCCGCTCCACGCAGGGCTCCGATGGCCACGACCTGGACCACTACGCCGACGATCTCGCCGCACTGACCGCGCATCTGGACCTGCACGACGCCATCCACATCGGGCACTCCACCGGCGGCGGCGAGGTGGTGCGCTACCTGGCCCGCCACGGTGAGGACCGGGTGTCGAAGGCGGTACTCATCAGCGCGGTCCCGCCGCTGATGGTGCAAACCGACGCCAACCCCGAAGGCCTGCCGAAATCCGTATTCGACGACCTGCAGGCACAATTGGCCGCCAATCGGTCGGTGTTCTACCGCGCCCTGCCCGCCGGGCCGTTCTACAACTTCGACCAACCCGGGGTCGAACCCCAAGAGGCCGTGATCCAGAACTGGTGGCGCCAGGGCATGATGGGCGGCGCCTTGGCTCACTACGATGGCATCGTGGCCTTCTCACAGACCGACTTCACCGAGGACCTGTTGAAGATCACTGTGCCGACGCTGGTCATGCACAGTACAGAGGATCAGATCGTGCCGTACGTGGCTTCCGGCCCGAAGTCCGCAGAGCTGCTGAAGAACGGGATCCTCAAGACCTACCACGGTTTTCCGCACGGGATGCCCACGACGCACGCCGACGTCATCAATGCTGACGTACTGGCGTTCTTGAAGAGCTGA
- a CDS encoding peptide chain release factor 3, with amino-acid sequence MSENVLGVRTAAVGATSGRISEEARRRRTFAVISHPDAGKSTLTEALVLHARIITEAGAIHGKAGRRSTVSDWMEMEKARGISITSTALQFPYSTGGQDCVINLLDTPGHADFSEDTYRVLTAVDCAVMLIDAAKGLEPQTLKLFQVCKHRGIPIITVINKWDRPGRHALELMDEINERIGLKTTPLTWPVGIAGDFKGVLDRRTGNFIRFTRTAGGATAAPEEHISPDRAHDAAGVDWDTAVEESELLEADDANYDEETFLGGVSTPVLFTSAALNFGVNQLLDVLVALAPSPSGQLDVDGNRRSPESPFSAFVFKVQAGMDSAHRDRIAYARVCSGTFERGDVLTHAATGKPFVTKYAQSVFGQNRTTLDNAWPGDVIGLANAAALRPGDTLFRDVPVRYPPIPSFSPEHFAVARGKDPSKHKQFRKGIEQLEQEGVVQVLRSDRRGDQSPVLAAVGPMQFEVASHRMAAELSAPISLESLPYQVARAVDPEDADFVNRQPSAEVLTRSDGVMLALFSTRWRLEGFQRDHPEVRLSSLVAAGDD; translated from the coding sequence ATGAGCGAGAACGTCCTTGGTGTCCGGACGGCCGCCGTCGGGGCCACTTCTGGTCGTATCTCCGAGGAAGCGCGCCGCCGCCGGACCTTCGCAGTCATCAGTCACCCCGACGCAGGCAAGTCCACCTTGACCGAAGCGTTGGTGCTGCACGCCCGCATCATCACCGAGGCGGGCGCCATCCACGGCAAGGCCGGCCGCCGCTCCACGGTGTCGGACTGGATGGAGATGGAGAAGGCCCGCGGTATCTCCATCACCTCCACCGCTTTGCAGTTCCCCTATTCGACGGGTGGGCAGGACTGTGTGATCAACCTGCTCGACACCCCGGGCCACGCGGACTTCTCCGAAGACACCTACCGCGTGCTGACGGCGGTGGACTGCGCGGTGATGCTGATCGATGCGGCCAAGGGGCTGGAGCCGCAGACGCTGAAACTGTTCCAGGTGTGCAAGCACCGCGGCATTCCGATCATCACCGTCATCAACAAATGGGACCGCCCCGGCCGGCATGCGCTGGAACTGATGGACGAGATCAACGAGCGCATCGGCCTCAAGACCACCCCCCTGACCTGGCCGGTGGGCATCGCCGGTGATTTCAAGGGTGTGCTTGATCGTCGCACCGGCAACTTCATCCGCTTCACCCGCACCGCGGGTGGCGCCACTGCCGCCCCGGAAGAGCACATCAGCCCCGACCGGGCTCACGACGCCGCGGGCGTCGACTGGGACACCGCCGTCGAGGAGTCCGAGCTGCTGGAGGCCGACGACGCCAACTACGACGAGGAGACGTTCCTCGGCGGTGTCTCGACGCCGGTGCTGTTCACCTCCGCCGCGCTGAACTTCGGCGTGAACCAGCTGTTGGACGTGCTGGTGGCACTTGCCCCCTCCCCCAGCGGCCAGCTGGACGTCGACGGCAACCGCCGCTCACCCGAATCCCCTTTCAGCGCCTTCGTTTTCAAGGTGCAGGCTGGTATGGACTCCGCACACCGCGACCGGATCGCCTACGCCAGGGTGTGCTCCGGGACCTTCGAACGCGGTGACGTACTGACCCACGCGGCCACGGGCAAGCCGTTCGTCACCAAGTACGCGCAGTCCGTGTTCGGCCAGAACCGCACCACCTTGGACAACGCCTGGCCCGGCGACGTCATCGGCCTTGCCAACGCCGCCGCCCTGCGCCCCGGTGACACGCTGTTCCGCGATGTGCCGGTGCGCTACCCACCGATCCCCAGCTTCTCCCCCGAGCATTTCGCCGTGGCCCGCGGTAAAGATCCCAGCAAGCACAAGCAGTTCCGCAAGGGTATCGAGCAGTTGGAGCAGGAGGGCGTGGTTCAAGTCCTGCGCTCGGACCGCCGCGGTGACCAGTCCCCCGTGCTCGCGGCCGTCGGCCCGATGCAGTTCGAGGTGGCCAGCCACCGGATGGCCGCCGAGCTGTCGGCGCCCATCTCGTTGGAATCCTTGCCCTATCAGGTGGCCCGGGCGGTGGACCCCGAGGACGCCGACTTCGTCAACCGCCAGCCGTCAGCCGAGGTGCTCACCCGCTCCGACGGGGTGATGCTCGCACTGTTTTCCACCCGGTGGCGCCTGGAGGGTTTCCAGCGTGACCACCCGGAGGTCCGGCTGAGTTCGCTGGTGGCCGCCGGCGACGACTGA
- a CDS encoding potassium channel family protein, with translation MRIAIAGAGNVGRSVARELLHHGHQVLLIEKERRRFDPHSVPAADWLMGDACELSTLEEAGAQTCDVLIAATGDDKSNLVVGLLAKTEFGVARVVARINEVANEWLFSSSWGIDVAVSAPGALVAGVEGAIDVGHLVRLMGFREGQAELTKLTLPDDNPLVGARVGMLRLPENTALVTLLRGSEVILPAPDHVLEAGDEMVFVADSTVEQSVRDAIGGAQLLRAPSTGVSELE, from the coding sequence CTGCGTATCGCGATCGCCGGCGCGGGCAACGTCGGCCGCTCGGTGGCGCGGGAACTGCTGCATCACGGCCACCAGGTGTTACTGATCGAAAAGGAACGCCGCCGGTTCGATCCCCATTCCGTGCCCGCCGCGGACTGGTTGATGGGTGACGCTTGCGAACTGTCCACGCTGGAAGAAGCCGGCGCCCAGACGTGCGACGTACTGATCGCGGCGACCGGCGATGACAAGTCCAACCTGGTGGTGGGGCTGCTGGCGAAAACCGAGTTCGGGGTGGCTCGCGTGGTGGCCAGGATCAACGAGGTGGCCAACGAGTGGCTGTTCAGCTCGTCCTGGGGCATCGATGTCGCGGTGTCGGCGCCCGGCGCCCTGGTCGCGGGAGTGGAGGGCGCGATCGACGTCGGGCACCTGGTGCGGCTGATGGGCTTCCGCGAGGGTCAGGCGGAACTCACCAAACTGACGCTGCCTGACGACAACCCTCTGGTCGGCGCACGGGTGGGCATGCTGAGGCTGCCGGAGAACACCGCGCTGGTGACGCTGCTACGGGGTTCCGAGGTGATCCTGCCCGCCCCTGACCACGTCCTCGAAGCGGGCGACGAGATGGTGTTCGTGGCCGACAGCACTGTCGAACAGTCCGTGCGAGACGCCATCGGGGGCGCCCAACTGTTGCGCGCCCCGTCCACCGGAGTTTCCGAGCTCGAGTGA
- a CDS encoding potassium/proton antiporter, giving the protein MTLQQLYAALLIGGLVLVFSIVGTRVATRVGFPALLFFLLVGVLLGEDVLGLDFDNAELARNVGTAALAVILVEGGLTTKFSDIRKVLAPAGALATVGVVVSTVVTAVGAHVLLRMDWQLAFLLGAIVSSTDAAAVFSVLRLIPLPHRIAGLLEAESGFNDAPAVILVLTFSVVPFVFEPESAVAVIAYELIAGAVIGLVCGFIGALLIRRVALPASGLYPILIFGLGMVAFAAAGTAHASGFLAAYLAAVVLANTGLPHRSATRSFAEGLGWLAQIGLFVILGLLINPSELLPDVVPAIVIGLVLLFLARPISVVLSLLWFKIPWREQFFLSCAGLRGAVPIVLTTFPIVAGVPDSYRLLNIVFVLVVVFTLIQGPSLRPVAQGLGLISRESTREIQVEAAPLDVLDAELLTMTVAPHSRLHNVTVLELRLPDPSVITLIIRDGHTFVPLPDTRIESGDELLIVTTSKTRAAAERRLRAVSRRGKLAYWFGEYGEAH; this is encoded by the coding sequence ATGACCTTGCAGCAGCTGTACGCGGCGTTGCTGATCGGCGGTCTGGTGTTGGTGTTCAGCATCGTCGGTACGCGTGTCGCCACCCGGGTGGGTTTCCCGGCGCTGCTGTTCTTCCTGTTGGTCGGCGTGCTGCTGGGCGAGGACGTGCTGGGCCTGGACTTCGACAATGCCGAATTGGCGCGCAACGTCGGCACCGCCGCGCTGGCGGTGATCCTGGTCGAGGGTGGCCTGACCACCAAGTTCAGTGACATCCGCAAGGTGCTGGCCCCGGCAGGTGCCCTGGCCACCGTCGGCGTCGTGGTCAGCACCGTGGTCACCGCGGTCGGCGCGCACGTACTGCTGCGCATGGACTGGCAGCTGGCGTTCCTGCTGGGTGCCATCGTGTCGTCGACGGACGCGGCGGCGGTGTTCTCGGTGCTGCGACTCATCCCGTTGCCACATCGCATCGCCGGCCTACTGGAAGCCGAATCCGGCTTCAACGACGCGCCCGCGGTGATCCTGGTGTTGACCTTCTCCGTGGTGCCGTTCGTCTTCGAGCCGGAGTCCGCGGTGGCGGTGATCGCCTACGAGTTGATCGCAGGCGCGGTGATCGGTCTGGTCTGCGGATTCATCGGCGCGCTGCTGATCCGGCGGGTCGCGCTCCCGGCGTCGGGGCTGTACCCCATCCTGATCTTCGGTCTGGGCATGGTGGCGTTCGCCGCGGCGGGCACCGCGCACGCCAGCGGGTTCCTGGCCGCCTATCTGGCCGCGGTGGTGCTGGCGAACACCGGACTGCCGCACCGGTCGGCGACCCGGTCGTTCGCCGAGGGCCTGGGCTGGTTGGCACAGATCGGGCTGTTCGTCATCCTGGGGCTGCTGATCAACCCGAGCGAACTGCTGCCCGACGTGGTCCCGGCCATCGTCATCGGCCTGGTGCTGCTGTTCCTGGCGCGACCGATCTCGGTGGTGCTGTCGCTGTTGTGGTTCAAGATTCCGTGGCGCGAGCAGTTCTTCCTATCGTGTGCGGGGCTGCGTGGCGCGGTGCCCATCGTGTTGACGACGTTTCCCATCGTGGCCGGTGTCCCTGACAGCTACCGGCTGCTGAACATCGTCTTCGTGCTCGTGGTCGTGTTCACCCTGATCCAGGGTCCGAGCCTGCGTCCGGTGGCCCAGGGCCTCGGCCTGATCTCCCGCGAGTCCACCCGCGAGATCCAGGTGGAGGCCGCCCCGCTGGACGTGCTCGACGCCGAGTTGCTGACCATGACGGTGGCGCCGCATTCCCGGCTGCACAACGTGACGGTGTTGGAGTTACGGCTGCCAGACCCCAGCGTCATCACCCTGATCATCCGGGACGGTCACACCTTCGTCCCGCTGCCGGACACCCGGATCGAAAGCGGTGACGAACTGCTGATCGTCACCACGTCCAAGACCAGGGCAGCGGCCGAGCGTCGGCTGAGGGCGGTCAGTCGCCGCGGCAAGCTGGCCTACTGGTTCGGCGAGTACGGCGAAGCGCACTGA
- a CDS encoding VOC family protein: MPVGYLASISIDCPDPDALVSFYCELLGLEEFFATPDRGVVSLSGAGPMVTLMRVDSYEPPSWPDGPQHKQMHLDLAVDELDTAVAAAVAIGAVEAEVQAAPEQWRVLLDPVGHPFCLSTVRPD; this comes from the coding sequence GTGCCTGTCGGATACCTCGCATCCATCTCCATCGACTGCCCCGATCCGGATGCCCTGGTGAGTTTCTACTGCGAGCTGCTGGGGCTCGAAGAGTTCTTCGCCACTCCCGACCGCGGGGTGGTCTCGTTGTCAGGCGCCGGGCCCATGGTGACGTTGATGCGCGTCGACTCCTACGAGCCACCGTCGTGGCCCGATGGTCCGCAGCACAAGCAGATGCATCTGGACCTCGCTGTCGACGAGCTCGACACGGCGGTGGCAGCGGCGGTGGCCATCGGTGCCGTCGAAGCCGAGGTGCAGGCTGCGCCCGAGCAATGGCGGGTGTTGCTCGATCCAGTCGGGCACCCGTTCTGCCTGAGCACGGTTCGCCCGGACTGA
- a CDS encoding protein adenylyltransferase SelO: MTTHLPSILLADRFARELPEMAVAWNAEPAPDPRLLILNDALAADLGLDPGWLRTPDGIGLLTGTTLPPKTNPVAQAYSGHQFGNLTPRLGDGRALLLGEIGDRDLHLKGSGRTPFARGGDGLAVVGPMLREYVISEAMHTLGIPTTRSLAVVATGRTVQRETPQPGAVLARVAASHLRVGSFQYAALTGDLALVRKLADYAIARHHPGAAAAPDPYLALFESVMAAQAQLVSRWMLVGFVHGVMNTDNTTISGETIDYGPCAFMESYSPETVFSSIDQWGRYAYGNQPAIIGWNLARFAETLLPLLHDDTDRAIEIAQDSLATFRERYETAFATGLQAKLGVSEALPDEMASELLEQLTQSRVDFTSFFRHLSSAARGDSEPVRGLFVDLAAFDGWLARWLLLDPDADLMDRTNPIYIPRNHLVEEALAAATTGDMGPTQQLMVALGAPYTERPGLQRYAEPAPDDFVNYRTFCGT, from the coding sequence ATGACGACGCACCTGCCGTCGATACTGCTGGCCGACCGCTTCGCACGCGAGTTGCCCGAGATGGCGGTGGCCTGGAACGCCGAGCCCGCGCCCGATCCGCGCCTGCTGATCCTCAACGACGCACTGGCTGCTGACCTGGGCCTGGATCCCGGCTGGCTACGCACACCCGACGGCATCGGATTGCTCACCGGCACAACGCTTCCCCCAAAGACCAACCCGGTGGCCCAGGCTTACTCCGGTCACCAATTCGGCAATCTCACACCCCGACTCGGCGACGGGCGCGCACTGCTGCTCGGTGAGATCGGCGACCGTGATCTGCATCTGAAGGGCTCGGGGCGCACCCCGTTCGCCCGCGGCGGTGACGGTCTGGCCGTCGTGGGGCCGATGCTACGCGAGTACGTCATCAGCGAGGCCATGCACACCCTGGGGATTCCCACCACCCGCTCACTGGCGGTGGTGGCCACCGGGCGTACGGTACAACGCGAGACTCCGCAGCCCGGAGCGGTTCTGGCTCGAGTGGCGGCCAGTCACCTACGGGTGGGCAGTTTCCAGTACGCGGCACTGACCGGCGACCTCGCCCTGGTGCGCAAGCTGGCCGACTACGCCATTGCCCGCCACCATCCTGGCGCGGCAGCGGCACCCGATCCCTATCTGGCACTGTTCGAATCGGTGATGGCGGCCCAGGCTCAGCTGGTGTCGCGGTGGATGCTGGTCGGATTCGTCCACGGGGTGATGAACACCGACAACACGACCATCTCAGGTGAGACCATCGACTACGGCCCCTGCGCGTTCATGGAGTCCTACTCCCCGGAGACGGTGTTCAGCTCCATCGACCAGTGGGGCCGCTACGCCTACGGCAACCAGCCGGCGATCATCGGCTGGAATCTGGCCCGCTTCGCCGAGACCCTGCTGCCTCTGCTGCACGACGACACCGACCGGGCTATCGAGATCGCCCAGGATTCCCTAGCCACTTTCCGGGAGCGGTACGAAACAGCTTTTGCCACCGGACTGCAGGCCAAACTCGGTGTCTCAGAGGCGCTTCCGGATGAGATGGCGTCCGAGCTCTTGGAGCAGCTCACGCAGAGCCGCGTCGACTTCACCTCGTTCTTCCGGCACCTGTCCTCCGCCGCCCGAGGCGACTCCGAGCCGGTGCGGGGATTGTTCGTCGACCTCGCGGCATTCGACGGCTGGCTGGCTCGCTGGCTCCTGCTGGACCCGGACGCCGACCTCATGGACCGGACGAATCCGATCTACATTCCGCGAAATCATCTGGTGGAAGAAGCGCTGGCGGCGGCCACCACCGGCGACATGGGCCCAACGCAGCAGTTGATGGTGGCCCTCGGCGCGCCGTACACCGAACGTCCCGGGTTGCAGCGTTACGCCGAGCCCGCCCCTGATGATTTTGTGAACTACCGAACCTTCTGCGGCACCTGA
- the treS gene encoding maltose alpha-D-glucosyltransferase: MSAAAEPERVDHDRDDQPNEPTEITFDEHLHPARPRALRYRPKVKTPFTRRSLSQDGPASGDNPAYVSWLLSQSMLADANEISQQFSGQGSMWQNPYATPSPRGAVDTASVWFTAYPLSLITRPNESFLKAMADEKMWQAFSEIGVEAVHTGPVKRAGGIWGWELTPSVDGHFDRISTQIDPAFGTEDEFRQMCGTAGWYGGTIIDDIVPGHTGKGADFRLAEMKYADYPGIYHMVEIDPRDWEQLPEVPAGADSVNIDTATEEWLDKAGYIIGRLQRVIFYAEGVKETNWSVTRPVVGIDGVERRWVYLHYFKDGQPSINWLDPSFAGMRLVIGDALHSLADLGTGGLRLDANGFLGAEKTAAEDSTAWSEGHPLSEAANHLIASMVRKVGGFTFQELNLTIDDIREIGEAGADLSYDFVNRPGYQHALATADTEFLRLCLRTTLELGVDPASLVHALQNHDELTYELLHWSNGHRDDMFTYKGSEITGEELGATVRADLTEKLTGENAPYNLVFTTNGIACTTATVIAGALGITNLDDIEDIDRIRRAHLLLAMFNALQPGVFALSGWDMCGMLTLPTSQVSHLLQGGDTRWINRAAHDLMGVNPEATHSSAGMPRGRSLYGSIPEQLADETSFLRQLQAILKVRSHYGIATSTQIDIPEVSHRGMLVLVHQLAEEGHYQLTVLNFANEEVAGTVRSDKLPPGSTVSDMFTGSPIASVDDLHSFAVEMPAHHGMSLLVEAPAQGPELV, encoded by the coding sequence ATGTCTGCAGCGGCTGAGCCGGAACGCGTTGATCACGACCGCGACGATCAACCGAACGAGCCGACAGAGATCACCTTCGACGAGCACCTGCACCCCGCGCGACCACGTGCGCTGCGGTACCGACCGAAGGTCAAGACACCGTTCACCCGCCGGTCGTTGAGCCAGGACGGCCCGGCCTCCGGCGACAACCCGGCCTACGTGTCCTGGCTGCTGTCGCAGTCCATGCTGGCCGATGCCAACGAGATCAGCCAGCAGTTCTCCGGTCAGGGGTCCATGTGGCAGAACCCCTACGCCACCCCCAGTCCCCGGGGCGCGGTGGACACCGCCTCGGTCTGGTTCACCGCTTACCCGCTGTCACTGATCACCCGTCCCAACGAGTCCTTCCTCAAGGCCATGGCGGACGAGAAGATGTGGCAGGCGTTCTCCGAGATCGGCGTGGAAGCGGTGCACACCGGCCCGGTGAAGCGCGCCGGCGGCATCTGGGGCTGGGAACTGACTCCCAGCGTCGACGGTCACTTCGACCGGATCAGCACCCAGATCGACCCGGCATTCGGTACCGAGGACGAGTTCCGTCAGATGTGCGGCACCGCCGGCTGGTACGGCGGCACCATCATCGACGACATCGTGCCCGGCCATACCGGCAAGGGCGCCGACTTCCGGCTGGCAGAGATGAAGTACGCCGACTACCCCGGCATCTACCACATGGTCGAGATCGACCCCCGCGACTGGGAGCAGCTGCCCGAGGTGCCCGCCGGTGCCGACTCGGTCAACATCGACACCGCCACCGAGGAGTGGCTCGACAAGGCGGGCTACATCATCGGCCGGCTGCAACGGGTCATCTTCTACGCCGAGGGCGTCAAGGAAACCAACTGGAGCGTTACCCGCCCGGTGGTCGGCATCGACGGCGTTGAACGCCGCTGGGTGTATCTGCACTACTTCAAAGACGGCCAACCGTCCATCAACTGGCTGGACCCGTCGTTCGCCGGTATGCGCCTGGTCATCGGCGATGCCTTGCACTCGCTGGCGGACCTGGGCACCGGCGGACTTCGCTTGGACGCCAACGGTTTCCTGGGTGCGGAAAAGACCGCCGCGGAGGACAGCACCGCCTGGTCGGAAGGTCACCCGCTGTCGGAGGCCGCCAACCACCTGATCGCCAGCATGGTGCGCAAGGTCGGCGGGTTCACCTTCCAGGAACTCAACCTCACCATCGACGACATCCGCGAGATCGGCGAAGCCGGCGCGGACCTGTCCTACGACTTCGTGAACCGACCGGGCTACCAGCACGCACTGGCCACTGCCGACACCGAGTTCCTGCGTCTGTGTCTACGCACCACCCTCGAGTTGGGGGTGGACCCCGCTTCGTTGGTACACGCCCTGCAGAACCACGACGAGTTGACCTACGAGTTGTTGCACTGGTCGAATGGGCACCGCGATGACATGTTCACCTACAAGGGTTCCGAGATCACCGGAGAAGAGTTGGGCGCCACCGTCCGGGCAGACCTCACCGAGAAGCTCACAGGTGAAAACGCTCCGTACAACCTGGTTTTCACCACCAACGGCATCGCCTGTACCACCGCCACCGTGATCGCCGGGGCACTCGGCATCACCAACCTCGACGATATCGAGGACATCGATCGAATCCGCCGGGCCCATCTGTTGTTGGCGATGTTCAACGCGCTGCAACCCGGTGTGTTCGCACTGTCCGGTTGGGACATGTGCGGCATGCTGACCCTGCCCACGTCGCAGGTCTCGCACCTGCTGCAGGGCGGCGACACCCGCTGGATCAACCGGGCCGCCCACGATCTGATGGGGGTCAATCCCGAGGCCACCCATTCGTCCGCCGGAATGCCGCGCGGCAGAAGCCTTTACGGTTCAATCCCCGAACAACTGGCTGACGAGACCAGCTTCCTGCGACAGCTTCAGGCGATCCTGAAGGTACGGTCGCACTACGGCATCGCCACCAGCACCCAGATCGATATTCCCGAGGTGTCGCACCGCGGCATGCTGGTGCTGGTGCACCAACTGGCCGAGGAAGGCCACTACCAGTTGACCGTGCTGAATTTCGCCAACGAGGAAGTGGCGGGCACCGTGCGCTCGGACAAGTTGCCGCCCGGGTCCACGGTGTCGGACATGTTCACCGGCAGCCCCATCGCGTCGGTGGACGATCTGCACAGCTTCGCCGTGGAGATGCCTGCCCACCATGGAATGTCACTGTTGGTGGAGGCACCGGCCCAGGGGCCCGAACTCGTATGA
- a CDS encoding multidrug effflux MFS transporter yields the protein MPITRPAPAPAATITTSLLLSLALLSAVAPVATDLYLPAFPEMASELGASASAVQLTLMAFLLGITAGQLVFGPLSDRVGRFWPLLVGTVLCVVASVVAATAPDIAVLIAARFAQGFTGAAGMVIGRAIVSDLASGKAAARAFSLMMIVGGVAPVIAPFAGSLLVGPVGWRGILWVVCAVVVLMFIVTVAVIRESHPQERRHQLRTGNRAKRSLLSRTFTGNTLAFAFGFSVMMAYISASPFVYQSMIGMTPVQYGATFGVNALGISVMSAISARLAHRVPVRTLLGTGLGVTLAAAVTVLVLVLTGAPAWTLTAPIFVAVASQGLILGNATALALASVPHQAGTGSAVLGALQFGIGALVSPLVGLGGEHTALPLALVMCACSVVAVAGFALARPRSDSAQVSV from the coding sequence ATGCCCATCACCCGACCGGCCCCGGCACCGGCGGCAACCATCACCACGTCGCTGCTGCTGTCCTTGGCCCTGCTGTCTGCGGTCGCTCCGGTGGCCACCGACCTCTACTTGCCGGCATTCCCCGAGATGGCCAGTGAACTGGGTGCGAGCGCCTCCGCCGTGCAGTTGACGCTCATGGCGTTCCTGCTCGGCATCACAGCAGGTCAACTCGTATTCGGTCCGCTGTCTGACCGGGTGGGCCGGTTCTGGCCGCTACTTGTCGGCACGGTGCTGTGCGTCGTTGCCAGCGTTGTGGCGGCCACCGCGCCCGACATCGCCGTCCTGATCGCCGCGCGCTTCGCGCAGGGTTTCACCGGGGCAGCGGGCATGGTGATCGGCCGGGCGATCGTGTCCGACCTCGCCAGCGGGAAGGCTGCCGCCCGGGCGTTCAGCCTGATGATGATCGTCGGCGGCGTCGCACCGGTGATCGCACCGTTCGCAGGGAGCTTGCTCGTGGGGCCGGTCGGCTGGCGCGGAATTCTCTGGGTGGTGTGCGCGGTCGTCGTTCTGATGTTCATCGTGACCGTCGCGGTGATCCGCGAATCTCACCCACAAGAACGTCGCCACCAGCTGCGCACCGGAAATCGGGCCAAGCGGTCCCTGCTGTCTCGGACCTTCACCGGCAACACCCTGGCCTTCGCCTTCGGGTTCTCGGTGATGATGGCCTACATCTCCGCGTCGCCGTTCGTCTACCAGTCCATGATCGGGATGACGCCGGTGCAGTACGGCGCGACGTTCGGGGTGAACGCGCTGGGCATCAGCGTGATGAGCGCGATCTCGGCTCGGCTGGCCCACCGCGTACCGGTACGTACGCTGCTCGGCACCGGCCTGGGGGTCACCTTGGCCGCTGCCGTCACGGTGCTGGTTCTGGTGCTCACCGGCGCTCCCGCCTGGACGCTCACCGCCCCCATATTTGTGGCCGTCGCCAGCCAGGGCCTGATCCTCGGCAACGCCACCGCACTGGCCCTGGCATCCGTCCCCCATCAGGCCGGCACCGGGTCTGCCGTGCTGGGTGCCCTGCAGTTCGGCATCGGCGCGCTGGTATCGCCGCTGGTGGGCCTGGGTGGCGAGCACACCGCGCTGCCCTTGGCACTGGTGATGTGCGCCTGCTCCGTCGTGGCCGTGGCGGGTTTTGCACTGGCTCGCCCGCGCTCCGATTCCGCTCAGGTGTCCGTATAG
- a CDS encoding MarR family winged helix-turn-helix transcriptional regulator: MLLYYRAMDVDDLAELAQLILDAAREIRFHSQLNPQAVMLNLSEAKVMTCIDAQPGVTPSAVAEYTGLQRSNLSTALRVLEERGFVERRVDPHDRRGVNLFPTALSVENLKLLQQEWARTLALGLGDDDSDVEAAKRLLARLDAGLAAARRR, encoded by the coding sequence ATGCTGCTCTACTATCGCGCCATGGACGTCGACGACCTAGCCGAACTGGCCCAGCTCATCCTCGACGCCGCACGGGAGATCCGGTTTCACAGCCAGCTCAACCCGCAGGCCGTCATGCTGAACCTCTCCGAGGCCAAGGTGATGACGTGCATCGACGCACAGCCCGGCGTCACCCCCAGCGCGGTAGCCGAGTACACCGGCCTGCAGCGCAGCAATCTCAGCACCGCGCTGCGCGTTCTGGAGGAACGTGGCTTCGTGGAGCGCCGAGTGGATCCCCACGACCGCAGGGGGGTCAATCTGTTTCCCACCGCGCTGTCGGTGGAGAACCTGAAGCTGCTCCAGCAGGAATGGGCGCGGACGTTGGCCCTCGGCCTCGGCGACGACGACAGTGATGTGGAGGCCGCAAAACGCCTGCTCGCCCGACTTGACGCCGGGCTTGCCGCCGCACGCCGCCGCTGA